Proteins encoded in a region of the Homo sapiens chromosome 9, GRCh38.p14 Primary Assembly genome:
- the TTLL11 gene encoding tubulin polyglutamylase TTLL11 isoform d (isoform d is encoded by transcript variant 4) has translation MANLFIRFLGIKGTMKLGPTGFRTFIRSCKLSSSSLSMAAVDILYIDITRRWNSMTLDQRDSASQTFLLPL, from the exons ATGGCAAATTTGTTTATCCGGTTCCTGGGCATCAAGGGGACAATGAAGTTGGGGCCAACAGGCTTTCGTACCTTCATAAG GAGCTGCAaactcagcagcagcagcctgtCCATGGCTGCCGTGGACATCCTCTACATTGACATCACACGGAGGTGGAACTCCATGACCCTGGACCAGCGGGACTCAG CCAGCCAGACCTTCCTTCTGCCGTTATAA